The following proteins are encoded in a genomic region of Arcobacter suis CECT 7833:
- a CDS encoding PAS domain-containing protein, translating to MIKNFDKKNFVYLWFMFFIIVSIVIFEGVVEYKKSIENASVKTNNLTSLISKKLESDFEYTNNLLNFAHNIILNTIKENKYFLEADDLQKKEIISKKFTSLINNSKNITILNYADSNGNIIYSSNSLNGKINISDREHFQKLKNNENLITTFSDVITSKMTGKSSLVLARAIRDENKDLLGVITAVININTINEILASIDLGANGVSLLRRSDNTKLISRYPSSETVELNQSLPENNPIIVRIRTGEKTGTLEYIASTDGKKRVGSFLVMEEFPFYVQTAISEDVYLDSWKEDLKVVAVLFVLFIFITFFIFFILNKSFKKEQLAVKELIKNQNLFSSGPVITIEWIPQNNWPIKNISNNCENILGYTKDEMLYKDFNYSNLIHPDDKYKILQEVQYFIKNNIDMFEQSYRIQLKDGTYKYFYDYTKIIRNDNNEIMNFIGYIFDQTNLKEKEESLLIERNRLSYIILGTNAGTWEWNIQTNEIIFNHKWAEILGLTLEEISPTTINTWANLVHPDDLEKSHELLNKHFNKEIDYYDCEIRMKHKNGSWIWIKDRGKVISWDDYNKPILMMGTHTDITKEKELIQEIEIAKNRFENMFKNHASIMLLINPNNGEIIDANQSAVNFYGYTLDELKQMNISKINQTNMYLLKEKYEQVKNSIKKSFIFSHKLKNGQIKIVEVSSSPIETSHGIILFSIIKDITKEQALENEILKEKIKFQTFINLSSDAILILDEEGKLLEYSLQTQKYLNYSDEEMGNLNILDIDKGFKNIQEYKELISNLNGNQTMFFERIHTRKDNSYYNAALTARKISLDGQEYIYSSARDITDEKIIQKKLQEFYENLEKLIETQDNIVILTNGKEIKFSNHKFFDFLGFENLEKFKEQHQCICDFFIEDDRFFHLKKISTNDNWITKIMEFEESKRIVSIIGKDLKQYIFSVNVNKFDEDNMIISFTDISQTIFENIYLEEKILHDKLTNAYSREYFDRNYQKFIYECIENNTKLALALLDIDYFKKVNDTYGHDIGDEVLIKFVEKIQNNLRKNDILIRWGGEEFILILQLESQKDLEKKLEYLRKTIEETSFPQINNITCSIGGTIYQDNENILKTIKRADEAVYKAKAAGRNKVLIN from the coding sequence TTGATAAAAAATTTTGACAAAAAAAATTTTGTATATTTATGGTTTATGTTTTTTATTATTGTTTCAATCGTAATTTTTGAAGGAGTTGTTGAATATAAAAAGTCTATAGAAAATGCTTCTGTAAAAACAAATAATCTTACAAGCTTAATTTCTAAAAAACTAGAAAGTGATTTTGAATATACAAATAATTTACTAAATTTTGCTCACAATATAATATTAAATACTATAAAAGAAAACAAATATTTTTTAGAAGCTGATGATTTACAAAAAAAAGAGATTATTTCAAAAAAATTTACTTCTTTAATAAATAATTCTAAAAATATAACTATTTTAAATTATGCCGATTCAAATGGAAATATTATATATTCATCAAATTCTTTAAATGGTAAAATTAATATATCAGATAGAGAACACTTTCAAAAATTAAAAAATAATGAAAACTTAATTACTACTTTTTCTGATGTTATTACCTCAAAAATGACAGGAAAAAGCTCTTTAGTTTTAGCTCGTGCAATTAGAGATGAAAATAAAGATTTATTGGGAGTAATTACTGCTGTAATAAATATAAATACAATAAATGAAATTCTAGCTTCTATAGATTTAGGAGCAAATGGTGTTTCATTGTTAAGAAGATCTGACAACACAAAATTAATTTCAAGATATCCATCTTCAGAAACAGTAGAACTAAATCAATCTTTACCAGAAAATAATCCTATTATTGTTCGAATAAGAACAGGTGAGAAAACAGGAACTCTTGAATATATTGCTTCAACTGATGGTAAAAAAAGAGTTGGAAGTTTTTTAGTTATGGAAGAGTTTCCATTTTATGTACAAACTGCAATATCAGAAGATGTATATTTAGATTCATGGAAAGAAGATTTAAAAGTTGTTGCTGTTTTATTTGTATTATTCATTTTTATAACTTTTTTTATTTTCTTTATTTTAAATAAAAGTTTCAAAAAAGAACAACTAGCAGTTAAAGAGCTGATAAAAAATCAAAACTTATTTTCATCTGGTCCTGTAATAACAATAGAATGGATACCTCAAAATAATTGGCCTATAAAAAATATCTCAAATAACTGTGAAAATATTCTTGGTTATACAAAAGATGAAATGTTATATAAAGATTTTAATTATTCAAATTTAATACATCCAGATGATAAATATAAAATTTTACAAGAAGTTCAATATTTTATTAAAAATAATATAGATATGTTTGAACAATCATATAGAATACAATTAAAAGATGGAACTTATAAGTATTTTTATGACTATACAAAAATAATAAGAAATGACAATAATGAAATTATGAATTTTATTGGTTATATTTTTGATCAAACAAATTTAAAAGAAAAAGAAGAATCTTTATTGATTGAAAGAAATAGATTAAGTTATATTATTTTAGGTACAAACGCAGGTACATGGGAATGGAATATACAAACTAATGAAATAATTTTTAATCATAAATGGGCTGAAATATTAGGTCTTACTCTAGAAGAAATTTCTCCTACAACTATAAACACTTGGGCTAATTTAGTACATCCTGATGATTTAGAAAAAAGTCATGAATTATTAAATAAACATTTTAATAAAGAAATAGATTATTATGATTGTGAAATAAGAATGAAACACAAAAATGGTTCTTGGATTTGGATAAAAGATAGAGGTAAAGTTATATCTTGGGATGATTATAATAAACCTATTTTAATGATGGGAACACATACTGATATTACAAAAGAAAAAGAGTTAATTCAAGAAATAGAAATAGCTAAAAATAGATTTGAAAATATGTTTAAAAACCATGCTTCTATTATGTTATTAATTAACCCAAATAATGGTGAAATAATAGATGCAAATCAAAGTGCAGTTAATTTTTATGGTTATACTTTAGATGAACTAAAACAAATGAATATTTCTAAAATTAATCAAACTAATATGTATTTATTAAAAGAAAAATATGAACAAGTAAAAAATTCAATAAAAAAATCATTTATTTTTTCCCATAAATTAAAAAATGGTCAAATCAAAATAGTAGAAGTTAGTTCTTCACCCATTGAAACAAGTCATGGAATAATTTTATTTTCAATTATAAAAGATATAACAAAAGAACAAGCCTTAGAAAATGAGATTTTAAAAGAAAAAATTAAATTCCAAACTTTTATTAACTTATCTTCTGATGCAATTCTTATATTAGATGAAGAAGGTAAACTTTTAGAATACAGCTTACAAACTCAAAAATATTTAAATTATAGTGATGAAGAAATGGGAAATTTAAATATTTTAGATATTGATAAAGGTTTTAAAAATATTCAAGAATATAAAGAACTTATTTCAAATCTAAATGGAAATCAAACTATGTTTTTTGAAAGAATTCATACAAGAAAAGATAATTCCTATTACAATGCAGCTTTAACAGCTAGAAAAATAAGCCTTGATGGACAAGAATATATTTATTCTTCAGCAAGAGATATAACAGATGAAAAAATCATTCAAAAAAAACTACAAGAATTTTATGAAAATCTGGAAAAACTAATAGAAACTCAAGATAATATTGTAATACTCACAAATGGAAAAGAAATAAAATTTTCAAATCACAAATTTTTTGATTTTTTAGGATTTGAGAATCTGGAAAAATTCAAAGAACAGCATCAATGTATATGTGATTTTTTTATAGAAGACGATAGATTTTTTCATCTAAAAAAGATTAGCACAAATGATAATTGGATAACAAAAATTATGGAGTTTGAAGAATCAAAAAGAATTGTTTCAATAATAGGAAAAGATTTGAAACAATATATTTTTTCAGTAAATGTAAACAAATTTGATGAAGATAATATGATTATAAGTTTTACAGATATTTCGCAAACAATTTTTGAAAATATATATCTTGAAGAAAAAATTTTACATGACAAACTAACAAATGCTTATAGTAGAGAATATTTTGATAGAAATTATCAAAAATTTATTTATGAATGTATTGAAAATAATACAAAACTAGCCCTTGCACTTTTGGATATAGACTACTTCAAAAAAGTAAATGATACTTACGGTCATGATATAGGAGATGAAGTATTAATTAAATTTGTAGAAAAAATACAAAATAATCTGAGAAAAAATGATATTTTAATCCGTTGGGGAGGAGAAGAGTTTATTTTGATTTTACAATTAGAATCTCAAAAAGATTTAGAAAAAAAATTAGAATATTTAAGAAAAACCATCGAAGAAACATCTTTTCCTCAAATAAATAACATAACTTGTTCTATTGGTGGAACAATATATCAAGACAATGAAAATATACTTAAAACTATAAAAAGAGCCGATGAAGCAGTTTATAAAGCAAAAGCAGCAGGTAGAAATAAAGTTCTGATAAATTAA
- a CDS encoding cryptochrome/photolyase family protein translates to MKIFILYPNQLFKNLSNFINKKVLLIEEPLFFTQYDFHIQKLVLHRASMKFYESYLKQNNILVEYFEDESYIEFYKNEKVFVYELFDNYLEKKVYKNFLNITTIKNPNFINPKDTNKFLHKFYINRRKELDIFMQNGKPLFDKYSFDEDNRKKLPKDIKIPPTLAYENEFVKEALTYCKKFKSVGVCENFYYPTTFDEANIQLNYFLKEKFENFGSFQDAITKDIKQNFLFHSNISSSLNIGLLDLHELIEKIVNFDAPYNAKEGFIRQIIGWREFMLRVYEDAGVALRNSNFFVFSNPMPKKILDARSGIKPLDDAIKKLEFTAYNHHIERLMILGNIFLLLEIKPNEVYKFFMKYYIDAYDWVMVGNVYGMSGFSDGGSITTKPYISSSNYLLKMSDYNKNESWCKILDALYWRFLHIHFHKFSSNPRMKMQIALLNKMPKEKLENHLKIANDFLENLFITN, encoded by the coding sequence ATGAAAATATTTATACTTTACCCAAATCAATTATTTAAAAATTTATCAAACTTCATAAATAAAAAAGTACTTTTAATAGAAGAACCACTATTTTTTACCCAATATGATTTTCATATTCAAAAACTTGTTTTACATCGAGCTAGTATGAAATTTTATGAAAGCTATTTAAAACAAAACAATATTTTAGTTGAGTATTTTGAAGATGAAAGTTATATTGAATTTTATAAAAATGAAAAAGTTTTTGTATATGAACTTTTTGATAATTATTTGGAAAAAAAGGTTTATAAAAACTTTCTAAATATTACAACTATTAAAAATCCAAACTTTATAAACCCAAAAGATACAAACAAGTTTTTGCATAAATTTTATATAAATAGAAGAAAAGAGTTAGATATTTTTATGCAAAATGGAAAACCTCTTTTTGATAAATATAGTTTTGATGAGGATAATAGAAAAAAACTTCCAAAAGATATTAAAATTCCCCCTACTTTAGCTTATGAAAATGAGTTTGTAAAAGAGGCTTTAACTTACTGCAAAAAGTTCAAAAGTGTTGGAGTTTGCGAAAACTTTTATTATCCAACTACTTTTGATGAAGCAAATATTCAATTAAACTATTTTTTAAAAGAAAAATTTGAAAATTTTGGCTCTTTTCAAGATGCAATTACAAAAGATATAAAACAAAACTTTTTATTTCACTCAAATATTTCAAGTAGTTTAAATATTGGTTTACTTGATTTACATGAGTTAATAGAAAAAATAGTAAATTTTGATGCACCATACAATGCAAAAGAAGGCTTTATAAGACAAATTATCGGTTGGCGTGAGTTTATGCTTCGTGTTTATGAAGATGCTGGTGTGGCTCTTAGAAACTCTAATTTTTTTGTGTTTTCAAATCCTATGCCAAAAAAGATTTTAGATGCTAGAAGTGGTATAAAACCTCTAGATGATGCAATAAAAAAACTAGAATTCACAGCTTATAATCACCATATTGAAAGGCTTATGATTTTGGGAAATATTTTTTTATTACTGGAAATCAAACCAAATGAAGTTTACAAGTTTTTTATGAAATATTACATCGATGCTTATGATTGGGTGATGGTTGGAAATGTTTATGGAATGAGTGGATTTAGTGATGGTGGAAGTATTACTACAAAGCCTTATATATCAAGTTCAAACTATCTTTTAAAAATGAGTGATTATAATAAAAATGAAAGTTGGTGCAAAATTTTGGATGCACTCTATTGGAGATTTTTACATATACATTTTCATAAGTTTTCTTCAAATCCACGAATGAAAATGCAAATAGCACTTTTAAATAAAATGCCAAAAGAGAAACTTGAAAATCATCTTAAAATCGCAAATGACTTTTTAGAAAATCTTTTTATTACAAATTGA
- a CDS encoding putative DNA modification/repair radical SAM protein — protein MKIDIYEKMEILSNSAKYDVSCSSSGVETSYKKGELGATHTSGICHTFTPDGRCVSLLKVLLTNICIYDCAYCINRVSNDIPRAVFTPRELADITINFYKRNYIEGLFLSSGIVKNEDHTMTLLLKTLKILRYEYRFNGYIHVKLIPGCSMELVEQIVKLANRVSSNIELPSDKSLKLLAPNKTKEKVLQPLKFARDLSLAKEQKPIGMSTQLIVGATPESDRDILKLSSALYDKALLKRVYYSAYIPVNNDKNLPSIITKPPLLREHRLYQADWLLRFYDFSWDEIVTEDFPNLDEDLDPKTFWALNNLKYFPMEINTTSKEELLRIPGIGARGVMKILSARRFKRLTFDDLKKLKISIKKAKYFITCNKEFQRQVPFYRENLKLALIKPEPKKLIQPSLFNFSSVSGEL, from the coding sequence ATGAAAATAGATATTTACGAAAAAATGGAAATCCTTAGTAACAGTGCAAAATACGATGTTTCTTGCTCTTCTAGTGGAGTTGAAACTTCATACAAAAAAGGAGAATTGGGAGCAACTCACACAAGTGGAATTTGCCACACTTTTACACCAGATGGAAGATGCGTTTCCCTTCTAAAAGTATTACTTACAAATATTTGTATTTATGATTGTGCTTATTGTATAAACCGTGTTTCAAACGATATCCCAAGAGCTGTTTTTACTCCAAGAGAATTAGCAGATATAACAATCAATTTTTACAAAAGAAACTATATTGAGGGACTATTTTTAAGTTCAGGAATTGTAAAAAACGAAGACCATACTATGACTTTGTTATTAAAAACCCTCAAGATTTTAAGATATGAATATAGATTTAATGGTTATATCCATGTGAAACTAATCCCTGGATGTTCTATGGAATTGGTTGAGCAAATTGTAAAACTAGCAAATAGAGTAAGTTCAAATATTGAACTTCCAAGTGATAAATCCCTAAAACTTCTTGCACCAAATAAAACAAAAGAAAAGGTTTTACAACCACTAAAATTTGCACGAGATTTAAGCCTAGCAAAAGAGCAAAAACCAATAGGAATGAGTACGCAGTTAATCGTTGGAGCAACGCCTGAAAGTGATAGAGATATTTTAAAACTTAGCTCTGCTTTATACGATAAAGCTTTGTTAAAAAGGGTTTATTATAGTGCTTATATTCCAGTGAACAATGACAAAAACCTTCCCTCAATCATCACAAAACCACCACTTTTAAGGGAACATAGACTTTATCAAGCAGATTGGTTACTTAGATTTTATGATTTTTCTTGGGATGAAATAGTTACAGAAGATTTTCCAAACCTAGATGAAGATTTAGACCCAAAAACTTTTTGGGCATTAAACAACTTAAAATATTTTCCAATGGAAATAAACACCACTTCAAAAGAAGAACTTCTTAGAATCCCTGGCATTGGAGCTAGAGGAGTTATGAAGATTTTAAGTGCTAGAAGATTTAAAAGATTGACATTTGATGATTTAAAAAAATTAAAGATTTCTATAAAAAAAGCAAAATATTTTATCACTTGTAACAAAGAGTTTCAAAGACAAGTTCCATTTTATAGGGAAAACCTCAAACTGGCTCTTATAAAACCAGAACCGAAAAAGCTAATTCAACCCTCGCTTTTTAATTTTAGTTCAGTTTCGGGGGAATTATGA
- a CDS encoding TIGR03915 family putative DNA repair protein gives MILVYDGTFEGFLSLVYEVYYKKLKPIKIYKTLPNEIVFEEIKIIETSLINSIKVLDAIKAKFPKEILEKILNIFMCDSKEFEMALLEYIIIGFKEVKQLFNINLESIFYLNNLEKELFKNVHKMTGFVRFEELENGSLYAKVESKFNVLYFLGKHFLKRFNNQNFIIHDLNRKLAFVKIENDFSVQKVAFFDEPNYSSNEQKFQKLWKSFFSGVTLKERINPKLQRQLVPLLYRTYMNEFFDKRT, from the coding sequence ATGATTTTAGTTTATGATGGAACTTTTGAGGGCTTTTTATCTTTGGTTTATGAGGTTTATTATAAAAAACTAAAACCTATAAAAATATATAAAACTCTTCCAAATGAGATAGTTTTTGAAGAGATAAAAATCATAGAAACTTCTTTAATTAATTCAATAAAAGTTTTAGATGCAATAAAAGCAAAATTTCCAAAAGAAATTTTAGAAAAGATTTTAAATATTTTTATGTGTGATTCAAAAGAGTTTGAAATGGCTCTTTTAGAATATATAATTATTGGATTCAAAGAAGTAAAACAACTTTTTAATATAAATTTAGAAAGTATTTTTTACCTAAATAATCTTGAAAAAGAGTTATTTAAAAATGTTCACAAAATGACAGGATTTGTAAGATTTGAAGAGTTAGAAAATGGCAGTTTATATGCAAAAGTTGAGTCAAAATTTAATGTACTTTACTTTTTAGGAAAACACTTTTTAAAAAGATTTAACAATCAAAATTTCATAATCCACGACCTGAATAGAAAACTAGCTTTTGTAAAAATAGAAAATGATTTTTCAGTTCAAAAAGTTGCTTTTTTTGATGAACCAAATTATTCATCAAATGAACAAAAATTTCAAAAACTATGGAAAAGTTTTTTTAGTGGTGTTACTTTAAAAGAAAGAATCAATCCAAAACTTCAAAGACAATTAGTTCCTTTACTTTATAGAACTTATATGAATGAATTTTTTGATAAAAGAACATAA
- a CDS encoding lipocalin family protein — translation MKNIFKLSMLIFTLFLFTACSSKNPPLQTVEKVELDKYLGTWYEIARYEHFFEKDCKNVSANYSMMNEETIRVINRCTKIQTNEKKEVIGRAYATDVTNSKLKVSFFRPFYGDYWVLILDKNYDYVVVGTPNREYLWILSRTSKLDEKIKNEILQKLPALGFETSKLIWTIQE, via the coding sequence ATGAAAAATATTTTTAAACTTTCAATGCTTATTTTTACTCTATTTTTATTTACAGCTTGTTCTTCAAAAAATCCACCCTTACAAACTGTAGAAAAAGTTGAACTAGATAAGTATTTAGGAACTTGGTATGAAATAGCAAGGTATGAACACTTTTTTGAAAAAGATTGCAAAAACGTAAGTGCAAACTACTCAATGATGAATGAAGAAACAATCAGAGTAATAAATAGATGCACAAAAATACAAACAAATGAAAAAAAAGAGGTAATTGGTCGAGCTTATGCAACTGATGTTACAAATAGCAAATTAAAAGTTAGTTTTTTTAGACCATTTTATGGGGATTATTGGGTTTTAATCTTAGATAAAAACTATGATTATGTGGTTGTGGGAACTCCAAATAGAGAGTATTTATGGATTTTATCAAGAACTTCTAAGCTTGATGAAAAAATCAAAAATGAGATTTTGCAAAAACTTCCAGCTTTAGGTTTTGAAACTTCAAAATTAATCTGGACTATTCAGGAATAA
- a CDS encoding TIGR03643 family protein, producing the protein MYFEKNESLKLDFTKKSKKEKQPLSTFQEEDLNRLIEMAWQDRTTFDTIFELYGLTENQVKKKMRTLMKKSSFIMWRKRVQGKVTKHKKKVLHKVVRFQGPW; encoded by the coding sequence ATGTATTTTGAGAAAAATGAAAGTTTAAAACTGGATTTTACAAAAAAATCTAAAAAAGAAAAACAGCCTTTAAGTACCTTTCAAGAAGAGGACTTAAATCGTTTGATTGAAATGGCATGGCAAGATAGAACAACATTTGACACTATTTTTGAACTTTATGGATTAACAGAAAATCAAGTAAAAAAGAAAATGCGAACTTTAATGAAAAAAAGCAGTTTTATAATGTGGCGAAAAAGAGTACAAGGGAAAGTCACAAAACATAAAAAGAAAGTTTTACATAAAGTAGTTAGATTTCAAGGTCCTTGGTGA
- a CDS encoding ABC1 kinase family protein — protein MAQVLATRADFFSKEYLDELKELHDQLPCMDEKDCNIIFYRAFNKNPFSSFDNIPIASASIGQVHVAFLKSGEKVAVKLRRMGIKEQVKADIKIINFFNTIFKPLFSHYTKNSIEAVVSEFSSMILQEVSLNHELANLQKFSQTYKDSGIKFPKAFSEICSDDALVMSYEEGFRFDDKENLQKENIDFKEIISKLVDFYTIQMLINGYFHADPHPGNLLVNKQGELILLDFGMVKSIPNNIRVAIIELIKAANERDYELYISASKRLGTIAHEAPVHELALFTDKMFDIFSNENLSSESMQKLAFDVLESTRNFPFKLPSDAIYILRVSAIIEGLGTTYIENFNGIKDILPILQKNIPKALGAGDSIIETIIDEIKSIPFSIKDLKSVIKQASVGELKIEISNSQLEYISKEIKDFIKPIILSLALIFTSIFTLLYDKDLKEIALILFTIGVIKLVYK, from the coding sequence TTGGCTCAAGTATTGGCAACTAGGGCTGATTTTTTTTCAAAAGAGTATTTAGATGAATTAAAAGAGTTACATGACCAACTTCCTTGTATGGATGAAAAAGATTGTAATATTATATTTTATAGAGCTTTTAATAAAAACCCTTTCTCTTCATTTGATAATATTCCAATTGCCTCTGCTTCTATTGGGCAAGTTCATGTGGCTTTTTTAAAAAGTGGTGAAAAAGTAGCTGTGAAACTTCGAAGAATGGGAATAAAAGAGCAAGTAAAAGCAGATATAAAAATCATAAATTTCTTTAACACTATTTTTAAACCCCTATTTTCGCACTATACAAAAAATTCTATTGAAGCTGTAGTTTCAGAGTTTTCATCTATGATTTTACAAGAAGTTAGTCTTAATCATGAATTAGCAAATTTACAAAAATTTTCCCAAACATATAAAGATAGTGGAATAAAATTTCCAAAAGCTTTTAGTGAAATTTGTAGTGATGATGCTTTGGTTATGAGTTATGAAGAGGGATTTAGGTTTGATGATAAAGAAAATTTACAAAAAGAGAATATAGACTTTAAAGAAATCATTTCTAAACTTGTAGATTTTTATACAATTCAAATGTTAATAAATGGATATTTTCACGCTGATCCTCATCCTGGAAATTTACTTGTAAACAAACAAGGAGAGCTGATTTTACTTGATTTTGGAATGGTAAAATCAATTCCAAATAATATAAGAGTTGCAATAATTGAGCTTATAAAAGCTGCAAATGAAAGGGATTATGAACTTTATATTAGTGCTAGTAAAAGACTTGGAACAATTGCCCATGAAGCACCTGTTCACGAATTAGCTTTATTCACAGATAAAATGTTTGATATTTTTTCAAATGAAAATTTATCTAGTGAATCTATGCAAAAACTAGCTTTTGATGTCTTAGAAAGTACAAGAAATTTTCCTTTTAAACTTCCAAGTGATGCGATTTATATTTTAAGAGTTAGTGCGATTATTGAAGGACTTGGAACAACTTATATAGAAAATTTTAACGGAATAAAAGATATTTTGCCAATTTTACAGAAAAATATTCCAAAGGCTTTAGGAGCTGGAGATAGTATTATTGAAACTATTATTGATGAAATAAAATCTATTCCTTTTTCAATTAAAGATTTAAAATCAGTTATAAAACAAGCAAGTGTTGGTGAGCTAAAAATCGAAATCTCAAACTCTCAACTTGAATATATAAGTAAAGAAATTAAAGATTTTATAAAACCAATTATTTTATCATTAGCACTTATTTTTACATCAATATTTACTCTTTTATATGACAAAGACTTAAAAGAGATAGCTTTAATACTTTTTACAATTGGTGTAATAAAATTAGTTTATAAATAG
- a CDS encoding NAD(P)-binding protein: protein MKIAIIGAGFSGCNLYNNLKEKYEDITIFEKSRGIGGRLSTKYIEDKFIDHGTSSLIPITDDLKFFCLDLAKNGILKTKYDEFIPKNGINSICKFLINEKDLQTNTKIIKAKNSNNKWILEDENNVIYDDFDLLFIAIPAPQITQIKIELPNDFKEKLSRIKYDSIFSLILYSNENIKLNENNIYENIDVKSIINNSKKYLYKDFTSYVIHSSKEFANCVNEKNKEEIYDIFLDNFDDKTKKEIKEFTLIPHLWKYAFSKNSLDMPYFLNENKNLGICGDYFNYSNIEASLLSSELLSKRFI from the coding sequence ATGAAAATTGCGATTATTGGAGCTGGTTTTTCTGGCTGTAATTTATATAACAACCTAAAAGAAAAATATGAAGATATTACTATTTTTGAAAAATCAAGGGGAATTGGTGGACGACTTAGCACTAAATATATTGAAGATAAATTTATAGATCATGGAACTTCAAGTTTAATTCCAATAACAGATGATTTAAAATTCTTTTGTTTAGATTTGGCAAAAAATGGTATTTTAAAAACTAAGTATGATGAATTTATTCCAAAAAATGGAATAAACTCTATTTGCAAGTTTTTAATAAATGAAAAAGATTTACAAACAAATACAAAAATAATAAAAGCAAAAAATTCAAATAACAAATGGATTTTAGAAGATGAAAATAATGTTATTTATGATGATTTTGATTTACTTTTTATTGCAATTCCAGCTCCACAAATAACACAAATAAAAATAGAACTCCCTAATGATTTTAAAGAAAAACTCTCACGTATAAAATATGATTCTATCTTCTCACTTATTTTATATTCAAATGAAAACATTAAACTAAATGAAAATAATATTTATGAAAATATTGATGTAAAAAGCATCATTAATAATTCAAAAAAATATCTATACAAGGATTTTACTTCTTATGTAATTCATTCATCAAAAGAGTTTGCGAACTGCGTAAATGAAAAGAATAAAGAAGAGATTTATGATATATTTTTAGATAATTTTGATGATAAAACAAAAAAAGAAATAAAAGAATTTACATTAATTCCACATCTTTGGAAATATGCTTTTTCAAAAAATTCTTTAGATATGCCTTATTTTTTAAATGAAAATAAGAATCTAGGGATTTGTGGAGATTATTTTAATTATTCAAATATTGAAGCTAGTCTTTTAAGTTCAGAACTACTTTCAAAGCGTTTTATTTGA
- a CDS encoding response regulator transcription factor — MITIENYKKNLTILYIEDDQITQHKLKNILGRYFNKIILASNGEDAFEKIKVEPKIDLIISDINMPKMDGLEFLEELRKFDSKIPFIFVTARDEPDKMLKAIQLDIDNYILKPINLENLLTIIDKVVNKLYKEYLILERNSHIKLNENLFWNENNKTLIFNNEVVKLTKKELLFIEILTSNDNKVHTIEDIISILWEDEFLGKDYISNLKNIISRLRNKVPSLKIENLYGMGYKIKKTI; from the coding sequence ATGATAACAATTGAAAATTACAAAAAAAATTTAACAATCTTATATATAGAAGATGATCAAATTACTCAACATAAATTAAAAAACATTTTAGGAAGATATTTTAATAAAATTATTCTTGCATCAAATGGAGAAGATGCTTTCGAAAAAATAAAGGTTGAACCTAAAATTGATTTAATTATTAGTGATATAAATATGCCGAAAATGGATGGTTTAGAATTTCTAGAAGAGTTAAGAAAATTTGATTCTAAAATACCATTTATATTTGTAACAGCAAGAGATGAACCAGATAAAATGCTAAAAGCAATTCAATTAGATATAGATAATTACATTTTAAAACCAATAAATCTTGAAAATTTATTAACAATTATCGATAAAGTAGTAAATAAGTTATATAAAGAATATTTAATTTTAGAAAGAAATTCTCATATAAAACTAAATGAAAATCTCTTTTGGAACGAAAATAATAAAACACTAATTTTTAATAATGAAGTAGTAAAACTCACAAAAAAAGAGCTTTTATTTATTGAAATATTAACAAGCAATGATAATAAAGTTCATACAATAGAAGATATTATTTCTATTCTTTGGGAAGACGAATTTTTAGGAAAAGATTATATTTCAAATCTTAAAAATATCATTTCAAGGCTTAGAAATAAAGTTCCTAGTCTAAAAATTGAAAACTTATATGGAATGGGTTATAAAATAAAAAAAACAATCTAA